Sequence from the Fusobacterium sp. IOR10 genome:
GAAGCCTTTACAATAACTTCCCCAAAAGGATTTATTACCTTAGTATCCCCACATATCATATTTCCATTGGGAGTAATTCCAACTGTATTAACCCCTACTACAAAATATAAGTTTGTAGCAGCACCTGAAATCAAACTATTGTTCCAACGGTGTTGTATCCACTTGCTCCAAACAGCACTACATATAACTAATTCTGCTCCCTTTAAAGATAAAATTCTAAATAATTCTGGAAATTCAATATCATAACAGTTTAATAGTCCTATATTTCCTATACTAGTTTTATAAACTAAAATGTCATTCCCTTGAGCAAATGTTTTCTTTTCAGATCCCCAACAATAATATTTGCTATAACTACCTACCCTCTCACCTTTATTATCAATGAACATAATTGAATTAAAGATTTTATCAGGAATTTCTTTTTTCTTTTCTACATATCCCATAGCAATAAAAATATTATATTTCACAGCTGCTCTTTTTAATTCAGAGTATAATCTCCCATCATTATATTCTGCTAACTCATGAAAGATTTTCCTTTTATTAAAATATCCAAAATAAAAAAGTTCTGGGAATACAACTATGTTAGCATTTTCTTCACTTGCTTTTTTTATAATATCTAAAGCTTTTTCTAAATTTTTTTCTTTATTTCCATGAAAGGATTCCACTTGTGCTAATGCTAATTTTATTTTTTTCATAATTATTCCTTTATTTCACTGGAGTATCTATAACAAGTGTTACAGGTCCATCATTTATTAATGAAACTTTCATATCTGCACCAAATTCACCTGTTTCTACTTTACTAATTCCAAAAGATTTAAATTTATCTATAAACTCTTCGTATAAAGGAATTGCTATATCTGGTCTAGCTGCATTTACAAAACTAGGCCTTTTCCCCTTTAGACAATTTCCATATAATGTAAATTGAGAAACTATTAATACCTCTCCTTTTATTTCATCTAAGCCTAAATTCATTTTTCCCTCTTCATCTTCAAAAACTCTTAGCCCTTTGATTTTATTAGAAAGCCATTCAACTTCCTTTGAAGTATCATTATGAGTTACTCCTAAAAGAATTAAAAAACCATTTTCTATTTTTCCAACTGATTTTCCTTCTATTTTAACTTCAGCTTTACTTACTCTTTGAACAACAGCCCTCATTTTAATCTCCTTTTCTTATATTTTTATTAAATTATATCATAATTATAAAAAAAGAAAGTCTTTTTTTTCAGACTTTCTTTCTTCATAATATTTATGAACTATCCTTCTAATTTTTAACTTTTATTTTTCAACACAAAGAACTTTT
This genomic interval carries:
- a CDS encoding carbon-nitrogen hydrolase family protein; the encoded protein is MKKIKLALAQVESFHGNKEKNLEKALDIIKKASEENANIVVFPELFYFGYFNKRKIFHELAEYNDGRLYSELKRAAVKYNIFIAMGYVEKKKEIPDKIFNSIMFIDNKGERVGSYSKYYCWGSEKKTFAQGNDILVYKTSIGNIGLLNCYDIEFPELFRILSLKGAELVICSAVWSKWIQHRWNNSLISGAATNLYFVVGVNTVGITPNGNMICGDTKVINPFGEVIVKASEDKEEVIYKIIDLDEVKKTREEYPIWKDFRKDMYKDKILDF
- the dtd gene encoding D-aminoacyl-tRNA deacylase is translated as MRAVVQRVSKAEVKIEGKSVGKIENGFLILLGVTHNDTSKEVEWLSNKIKGLRVFEDEEGKMNLGLDEIKGEVLIVSQFTLYGNCLKGKRPSFVNAARPDIAIPLYEEFIDKFKSFGISKVETGEFGADMKVSLINDGPVTLVIDTPVK